The Chloroflexota bacterium genome window below encodes:
- a CDS encoding hydrogenase maturation protease: MDGKTKTLILGMGNSLLSDDGVGLYVAAELRKKLNQPDITVMETGVAGLSLLDLLVGYDRAIIIDAIQTIGGKAGQIYRLDPKAFDTALHTASAHGIDFTTALEFGKKFGLALPQQIVIFAIEALDISTFSEECTPEIKQAIPACVEMVLQELKMG; encoded by the coding sequence GTGGATGGGAAAACGAAGACACTAATATTGGGGATGGGCAATTCACTCCTCAGCGACGATGGAGTGGGCCTCTACGTTGCTGCTGAACTTAGAAAAAAACTGAATCAACCAGACATAACCGTTATGGAGACCGGCGTGGCCGGTCTCAGTCTTTTAGACCTGCTGGTTGGCTATGACAGAGCCATCATCATTGATGCCATTCAAACAATAGGCGGAAAAGCGGGGCAGATTTACCGCCTCGACCCAAAAGCGTTTGATACCGCCCTACACACGGCATCAGCTCACGGTATTGACTTTACTACCGCCCTTGAATTTGGTAAAAAATTCGGCCTTGCCCTACCACAGCAAATCGTCATCTTCGCCATCGAGGCTTTGGACATAAGCACATTCAGCGAAGAGTGCACACCCGAGATTAAACAGGCAATTCCCGCCTGTGTCGAAATGGTCCTCCAAGAACTAAAAATGGGGTGA
- a CDS encoding CoB--CoM heterodisulfide reductase iron-sulfur subunit A family protein, producing the protein MEPKIGVYICHCGANIAATVDVEKVTESAKSLPSVFVARDYKFVCSDPGQELIKNDIKELGLNRIVVASCSPRLHEQTFRRTLASAGLNPYLFEMANIREHCSWVHEDGGRATEKAKALVSAAVRRVAHHIPLETKEVPFNPNTLVVGGGIAGIQAALEIADSGHKVYLVEREPSIGGHMAQLDKTFPTLDCSAUILTPKMASVRSHENIEMMTYSEVMEVSGYVGNFKVKIRKKPRYIDESKCTGCGTCQDKCPMKADSEFDFGIGTRKVIYTPFPQAVPNIPIIDRERCTYFLKGKCRACEKFCEAKAIDFEQTEKIIDLDVGSIIVATGFDSFDPSPMSQFGYGRYDDVITGFQFERMSSASGPTGGKILLKDGSEPRSIAILHCIGSRDLNYHEYCSRVCCMYSLKFAHLIREKIHDAEIYDLYIDLRCFGKGYEEFYNRLQEEGVNFIRGRAGEVTDVAETPEEKGRLVVLCEDTLIGRQRRLPVDMVILSNALEPRSDAKEVAKLFSISRSRDGFFLEKHPKLDPVATTTDGVFVTGCCQGPKDIPDTVAQASAAAARVMAMICKGSVEIEAATAVIEEEFCSGCKTCISLCPYNAISFNEDKKVSIINEALCKGCGTCTAACPSGAITSRHFTVKQIMAQLEGVMI; encoded by the coding sequence ATGGAGCCGAAAATAGGTGTCTATATCTGCCACTGCGGAGCCAATATCGCCGCCACAGTTGATGTCGAGAAAGTAACTGAGTCCGCCAAAAGCTTACCATCGGTATTTGTGGCCAGAGATTACAAATTCGTGTGCTCGGACCCAGGACAAGAGCTGATAAAGAATGACATCAAAGAACTGGGACTTAACCGCATTGTGGTGGCCTCATGTTCACCAAGATTGCATGAACAAACTTTCAGACGAACATTAGCCAGTGCCGGTCTGAATCCATACCTTTTCGAGATGGCAAATATCCGTGAGCACTGCTCCTGGGTACATGAGGACGGTGGAAGAGCAACTGAGAAAGCCAAGGCGCTTGTCAGCGCTGCAGTAAGGCGAGTTGCTCACCACATACCACTGGAAACTAAAGAAGTTCCGTTTAATCCTAACACGTTGGTAGTCGGCGGAGGCATTGCTGGTATACAGGCAGCGCTGGAGATCGCCGACTCGGGCCATAAAGTCTATCTGGTAGAGCGGGAACCTTCGATCGGCGGCCACATGGCTCAACTCGATAAAACCTTTCCCACCTTAGACTGTTCCGCCTGAATACTCACACCTAAGATGGCCTCGGTGAGGTCACACGAAAACATCGAGATGATGACTTATAGCGAAGTCATGGAAGTTTCAGGCTATGTGGGTAACTTCAAGGTCAAGATTAGAAAGAAGCCACGCTACATAGACGAAAGCAAATGCACCGGCTGTGGCACCTGCCAGGATAAATGCCCCATGAAAGCAGACAGCGAATTCGATTTTGGGATTGGCACAAGAAAGGTAATATATACACCATTCCCGCAGGCGGTACCAAATATCCCGATAATTGACCGAGAGCGTTGCACCTATTTCCTCAAAGGCAAGTGTAGAGCCTGCGAGAAATTTTGCGAGGCCAAGGCAATTGACTTCGAGCAGACAGAGAAGATAATCGACCTGGATGTGGGCTCGATCATCGTTGCTACAGGCTTCGATTCCTTTGATCCCTCCCCAATGTCTCAATTCGGTTATGGACGATACGATGACGTTATCACCGGCTTCCAGTTCGAGAGAATGAGCAGTGCTTCGGGACCCACCGGAGGTAAGATATTGCTCAAAGACGGCTCAGAGCCACGAAGCATAGCCATACTGCACTGCATTGGCAGCCGCGACCTCAACTATCACGAATATTGCTCTCGTGTCTGCTGCATGTATTCGCTCAAGTTCGCTCACCTAATTAGGGAAAAAATCCACGACGCCGAAATCTATGACCTTTACATTGACCTCCGCTGCTTCGGCAAAGGCTACGAGGAATTCTACAACCGCCTTCAGGAGGAGGGGGTCAACTTCATCAGGGGCCGTGCTGGAGAGGTTACCGATGTAGCCGAAACTCCCGAAGAAAAGGGAAGACTCGTGGTTCTCTGTGAAGACACCTTAATCGGTCGGCAACGGCGCCTTCCCGTTGACATGGTAATTCTGAGCAATGCCTTGGAGCCTCGTTCTGATGCCAAAGAGGTAGCCAAGCTCTTTTCTATCAGCCGAAGCAGAGATGGCTTCTTCCTGGAGAAGCATCCCAAGCTTGACCCCGTGGCCACAACAACAGATGGCGTTTTCGTCACCGGTTGCTGTCAGGGACCAAAAGACATTCCCGACACCGTAGCCCAGGCCTCAGCCGCCGCCGCCCGTGTCATGGCCATGATATGCAAAGGCAGTGTTGAGATTGAGGCAGCTACTGCGGTTATCGAAGAGGAGTTCTGTTCCGGATGCAAGACTTGCATTTCGCTCTGCCCTTATAATGCGATTTCCTTCAACGAGGATAAGAAAGTATCTATTATCAACGAAGCTCTATGCAAAGGTTGCGGCACCTGTACTGCCGCCTGCCCCAGCGGAGCTATCACCAGCCGACATTTCACCGTTAAGCAGATTATGGCACAGCTGGAAGGAGTGATGATATGA
- a CDS encoding oxidoreductase: MAKLKIALYWAASCGGCEIAQLQIGDKILKLAEVADIVFWPVAIDAKYKDVEAMPEKSIDVCLFNGGIRNSEQEHLAKMLREKSKVMIAYGACASEGGIPGLANLFNRELIFQRVYLETPSTDNKDKVFPQPKYKVPEGELNIPEFYDTVRTLAQTVDVDYTIPGCPPEARTTWLALEALIEGKLPPKGTVITHNAKAVCDDCPRKRDVKKVKKFYRTFEIIPEPEICLLEQGLLCAGIATRGGCEAPCPQANMPCTGCYGPVDGVIDQGAHFLSGVSSVIDSNDPTEIDKIIAGIHDPVGIFYRYSLADSLLRRARIK, encoded by the coding sequence ATGGCTAAGCTCAAAATTGCGCTCTACTGGGCAGCTAGTTGCGGTGGCTGTGAAATCGCTCAACTCCAGATTGGCGATAAAATCCTCAAGCTGGCCGAGGTTGCCGATATCGTTTTCTGGCCAGTTGCTATCGACGCCAAGTATAAAGACGTCGAAGCTATGCCAGAAAAGAGCATAGATGTCTGCCTGTTTAACGGAGGCATCAGGAATTCCGAACAGGAACACCTAGCAAAAATGCTGCGCGAAAAATCCAAAGTGATGATTGCCTATGGCGCTTGTGCTTCTGAAGGTGGCATTCCCGGACTAGCGAATCTGTTCAACCGGGAACTGATTTTCCAGAGGGTCTACCTTGAAACACCGTCGACAGATAATAAAGACAAAGTATTCCCCCAGCCGAAATACAAGGTGCCTGAAGGTGAACTTAACATACCCGAGTTCTACGACACAGTCAGGACCCTCGCTCAGACAGTGGATGTAGACTATACCATCCCCGGTTGCCCACCAGAAGCCAGGACAACTTGGCTGGCTTTGGAAGCCTTGATTGAAGGTAAATTGCCTCCAAAAGGGACGGTGATCACTCACAATGCCAAAGCAGTATGCGATGATTGCCCTCGGAAGAGGGATGTGAAAAAGGTCAAGAAATTCTACAGAACTTTCGAAATCATACCGGAACCGGAAATCTGCTTGCTTGAGCAGGGCCTCCTGTGTGCCGGCATCGCCACCCGTGGTGGCTGTGAGGCTCCCTGCCCACAGGCCAATATGCCGTGCACCGGCTGCTATGGACCAGTGGACGGAGTGATCGACCAAGGGGCACATTTTTTGAGCGGAGTGTCTTCAGTGATTGACTCCAATGACCCAACCGAAATCGACAAAATCATTGCCGGTATTCATGACCCGGTGGGCATCTTCTATCGCTACAGCTTAGCTGATTCGCTACTAAGGAGGGCAAGAATAAAATGA
- a CDS encoding (Fe-S)-binding protein — translation MEAVVPLKETTDIILEEGGNPLELCYQCGLCTGVCPWNMVRDFTLRKLIHKTQMGLIDFEDEDLWRCTNCYACVKRCPRGVEVPHIMRAMRRVIMEVGAGKAPESFRITVKNIASVGNPLGEPPEKRIDWAKFLGVKTFTKGTEYLYFPCCYQAYDLAIQRVLRAAVYIMNKANVDFGISDSRVVCCGESVRNGGAQSLWNNLAQTNIKTFAELGVKKIVVTSPHCYLAFKNDYPELGGNFEVIHIMQLLAELIKDGKLKFTKPVNKKVTLHDTCCVGRREGMYDEPRLVLNSIPGLELVEMRDSREYSLCCGGGCMGRIWMETKKGERFSDIRLEQALETGANTLAIYCPYCMLNFDDTVLVMDKAGEIEIKDVLELASEALE, via the coding sequence ATGGAAGCAGTAGTACCCTTGAAAGAAACCACCGATATCATTTTAGAGGAGGGGGGCAACCCCCTTGAATTATGTTATCAATGTGGTCTATGCACCGGCGTCTGTCCCTGGAACATGGTAAGAGACTTCACTCTGCGCAAGTTGATTCATAAGACGCAGATGGGCCTGATTGATTTCGAAGATGAAGACCTGTGGAGATGCACCAACTGCTACGCTTGCGTCAAGCGGTGTCCTCGTGGTGTGGAAGTGCCACACATCATGAGGGCTATGCGCAGAGTCATTATGGAGGTGGGCGCAGGCAAAGCCCCCGAATCGTTCCGTATTACAGTTAAAAACATCGCCAGTGTGGGCAACCCGCTCGGCGAACCACCAGAGAAGCGAATAGATTGGGCAAAATTCCTTGGGGTTAAGACCTTCACTAAAGGAACCGAGTATCTATACTTCCCCTGCTGTTACCAGGCCTACGACCTCGCTATCCAGAGAGTGCTCCGGGCAGCAGTCTATATCATGAACAAAGCCAATGTAGACTTCGGTATCTCAGATAGCAGGGTAGTCTGCTGCGGCGAAAGTGTACGCAACGGAGGTGCCCAAAGCTTATGGAATAACTTGGCTCAGACTAATATTAAGACCTTTGCCGAACTTGGGGTTAAAAAGATTGTGGTCACCTCCCCACACTGCTATCTTGCTTTCAAGAATGACTACCCCGAGCTCGGAGGCAATTTCGAGGTAATTCATATTATGCAATTATTGGCCGAGCTGATTAAGGACGGAAAATTGAAGTTCACAAAACCAGTGAACAAAAAGGTTACTTTGCATGACACCTGCTGTGTCGGACGCAGAGAGGGCATGTATGATGAACCCAGGTTGGTTCTAAACAGTATCCCCGGCCTGGAACTGGTCGAGATGAGGGATTCTCGTGAGTATTCCCTATGTTGTGGCGGTGGTTGTATGGGAAGAATCTGGATGGAAACCAAAAAGGGAGAGAGGTTTTCTGACATCAGACTGGAGCAAGCTCTCGAGACGGGAGCCAACACCTTAGCCATCTACTGCCCTTACTGCATGCTCAATTTCGATGATACTGTACTGGTCATGGACAAGGCTGGCGAAATCGAAATCAAAGATGTTTTAGAGCTGGCCTCAGAGGCATTGGAATAA
- a CDS encoding CoB--CoM heterodisulfide reductase iron-sulfur subunit A family protein translates to MAKPKIGVYVCHCGSNIAGTIDVPQVVEFAKGLPAVAIAREYKFMCSDPGQSMIKDDINNLKLNRVVVASCSPLLHEQTFRRAVQEAGINPYLFEMANIREHCSWTTEDHGEATEKAKALVSAAVKRVYYHQPLETREVPVNPNTLIVGGGIAGIQAALEIADAGHKVYLVEKDPSIGGHMIQFDKTFPTLDCSACILTPKMTSAGSHHNIELMTHSEVKEIAGFIGNFKAKIRKKARFVDESKCNGCGVCMEKCPWKADSEFDLGLSQRKAIYTPFPQAVPNIPVIDKESCAYFLKGKCRACEKFCEREAIDFEQQDKIVEIDVGNIIIATGYDPFDPTPIIKYGYGKFPNVVTGLEFERICNSVGPTGGKIVLKDGSEPKSIAIIHCVGSRDENYHEYCSRVCCMYALKYSHLIKEKTKADVYQMYIDMRCFGKGYEEFYKRLSKEGVTFIRGKPAEVSDRAMSEEEKGKLIVVGEDSLLGTIVRVPVDMVILCIALEARADAKNVAQLFSISQGADGFFIERHPKLDPVATMTEGVFIAGCCQSPKDIPDTVAQASAAATRVLALISKGKVELEAAVAVIDEEKCSGCRICNLLCPYNAIDFIEKDEVSRINEALCKGCGTCVAACPSAAITHKHFTTEEIMAEIEGVLV, encoded by the coding sequence ATGGCGAAACCCAAGATAGGTGTATATGTTTGCCACTGCGGGTCTAATATCGCCGGTACCATTGATGTACCGCAGGTAGTCGAGTTTGCTAAGGGGCTGCCGGCGGTAGCAATTGCCCGCGAATACAAATTTATGTGTTCTGACCCGGGACAGAGCATGATTAAGGATGACATTAATAACTTAAAGCTTAACCGGGTAGTGGTTGCCTCCTGTTCTCCACTACTGCACGAGCAAACCTTCCGCCGCGCAGTTCAAGAGGCCGGAATCAATCCCTATCTCTTCGAGATGGCAAATATCAGAGAACACTGCTCCTGGACCACCGAAGACCACGGAGAAGCCACCGAGAAAGCCAAAGCCCTGGTAAGCGCTGCAGTAAAACGCGTCTATTATCATCAGCCTTTAGAGACAAGAGAGGTTCCGGTCAATCCAAATACCTTAATTGTTGGTGGCGGCATCGCCGGGATTCAGGCTGCATTAGAAATCGCCGATGCCGGGCACAAAGTTTATCTGGTCGAGAAAGACCCGAGCATCGGTGGACACATGATTCAATTCGACAAAACCTTCCCCACCCTGGACTGCTCTGCCTGCATCCTCACCCCCAAGATGACCTCAGCAGGCTCTCATCATAACATCGAATTAATGACCCACAGTGAAGTCAAGGAAATCGCCGGTTTTATCGGCAACTTCAAAGCCAAGATTCGTAAAAAAGCTAGATTTGTTGATGAGTCCAAATGCAATGGCTGCGGTGTGTGCATGGAAAAATGTCCATGGAAAGCAGATAGCGAGTTTGACCTCGGATTAAGCCAGCGAAAAGCTATCTACACCCCATTCCCACAAGCAGTACCTAATATCCCCGTGATAGACAAGGAGAGCTGTGCCTATTTCCTCAAAGGCAAATGCCGTGCCTGCGAAAAGTTCTGCGAGAGAGAAGCCATTGACTTCGAGCAGCAGGATAAAATTGTCGAGATAGATGTAGGCAACATAATCATAGCCACCGGCTATGACCCGTTCGACCCCACCCCCATCATCAAGTACGGTTATGGTAAATTTCCTAACGTTGTCACCGGCCTCGAATTCGAGAGAATCTGTAATTCCGTAGGACCTACCGGTGGCAAAATCGTTCTTAAAGACGGTTCTGAGCCAAAGAGCATAGCTATCATCCACTGTGTCGGCAGCCGCGATGAAAATTACCATGAATACTGTTCTCGCGTCTGCTGTATGTATGCCCTCAAATACTCCCACCTTATAAAAGAAAAAACAAAAGCCGATGTCTATCAGATGTATATAGATATGCGCTGCTTTGGCAAGGGATACGAGGAATTCTATAAGCGACTATCTAAAGAAGGGGTTACTTTCATACGAGGCAAGCCAGCCGAGGTTAGTGATAGGGCAATGAGTGAAGAGGAGAAAGGAAAACTGATTGTCGTCGGCGAGGACAGTTTACTTGGAACCATTGTCAGAGTCCCGGTCGACATGGTTATCCTGTGCATAGCACTAGAAGCCCGTGCTGATGCCAAGAACGTTGCCCAGTTGTTCAGTATAAGCCAAGGGGCCGATGGCTTCTTTATAGAGAGACATCCCAAACTTGACCCGGTAGCAACTATGACTGAGGGTGTCTTTATCGCCGGCTGCTGCCAGAGTCCTAAAGACATACCTGACACCGTAGCCCAGGCCTCAGCCGCAGCTACTCGCGTCTTGGCCTTGATAAGCAAGGGGAAAGTTGAGCTAGAGGCAGCCGTCGCAGTAATTGATGAAGAGAAATGCTCTGGCTGCCGAATCTGCAATCTACTCTGTCCCTACAACGCTATTGACTTTATTGAAAAAGACGAGGTATCTCGAATTAACGAAGCTCTGTGTAAGGGTTGCGGTACTTGCGTCGCCGCCTGTCCTAGCGCAGCTATAACACATAAGCATTTTACCACTGAAGAAATTATGGCAGAAATCGAGGGGGTATTAGTATGA
- a CDS encoding disulfide reductase, whose amino-acid sequence MKYYSYFPGCCMHDDSPMYDTSARAVAQVLDMELIELDDWNCCGSTPYTVVDELSAFCCCARNLALAEKRGFDLVAACSDCYLILNRTDQHFKEYPEIKTRINEALAAGGLEYHGTVRVRHILDVFANDVSSEDIKAKVKVDLGGLKVAPYYGCQVVRPTPNFDDPEYPQSLEHLIEGLGAEAVPYPLKTRCCGGSLILSEESIALGLMHKLLDNALSNGTECIVTVCPFCQLNLDAYQSMVNRKFKTNFNLPILFFTQLMGIAFGIESKAVGLKYNIVPADKVLASYVRK is encoded by the coding sequence ATGAAATATTATAGTTACTTCCCTGGCTGCTGTATGCACGATGACAGCCCGATGTACGACACGTCGGCCAGAGCTGTCGCCCAAGTTTTGGATATGGAACTCATCGAGCTTGATGACTGGAATTGTTGTGGTTCCACACCCTACACAGTTGTTGACGAATTGTCTGCCTTTTGCTGCTGCGCCCGCAACTTGGCACTGGCTGAAAAAAGAGGCTTTGACCTGGTGGCAGCCTGTAGCGACTGCTACCTCATACTTAATAGGACCGACCAGCACTTCAAGGAATACCCGGAGATAAAAACCAGAATAAACGAAGCCCTCGCCGCTGGTGGGCTGGAATATCATGGGACTGTCAGGGTACGACATATCCTCGATGTCTTTGCCAATGATGTCAGCAGTGAGGACATCAAAGCCAAGGTCAAAGTGGACCTCGGTGGGTTGAAAGTAGCTCCTTATTATGGCTGCCAGGTAGTGCGGCCGACACCTAACTTCGATGATCCAGAATATCCTCAATCACTGGAGCACCTGATAGAAGGCTTAGGAGCCGAAGCTGTACCCTATCCGTTGAAAACTCGCTGCTGTGGTGGTTCCCTGATACTATCCGAAGAGAGTATAGCGCTAGGATTAATGCACAAGCTACTCGATAACGCGTTAAGCAACGGCACCGAGTGCATTGTGACCGTATGCCCATTCTGCCAACTAAATCTGGATGCTTACCAAAGCATGGTCAACAGGAAGTTCAAGACAAATTTCAACCTGCCTATTTTGTTCTTCACCCAGCTCATGGGTATAGCCTTTGGAATCGAGAGCAAAGCTGTAGGTCTGAAATATAACATAGTTCCAGCCGATAAAGTATTAGCCTCATATGTCAGAAAATGA
- a CDS encoding hydrogenase iron-sulfur subunit, producing MNNFEPKIVGFCCNWCSYRGADLAGTARMKCSPNVRIIRVMCSGRVEPTFVAKAFELGADGVLVLGCHPGDCHYVEGNYKTMRRMPLLKKMLGQLGIEDERVRLDWVSASEGDRFVSIVDDMTTKVRALGPFKKNSKEAKHG from the coding sequence ATGAACAACTTCGAACCAAAAATCGTCGGCTTCTGTTGTAACTGGTGCTCCTACCGGGGAGCCGATTTAGCTGGCACTGCCAGAATGAAATGCTCTCCTAATGTCCGCATCATCAGAGTGATGTGCAGCGGCCGGGTGGAACCAACATTTGTTGCCAAAGCTTTCGAACTGGGAGCGGATGGCGTTCTGGTTTTAGGTTGCCATCCTGGTGATTGCCACTATGTCGAGGGCAACTATAAGACAATGCGGCGCATGCCATTGCTCAAGAAAATGCTAGGGCAGCTCGGCATTGAAGACGAGCGGGTGCGGCTCGACTGGGTATCAGCTTCCGAAGGGGACCGCTTCGTCTCAATAGTTGACGATATGACCACAAAGGTTAGAGCCTTAGGGCCCTTCAAAAAGAACTCCAAGGAGGCAAAACATGGCTAA
- a CDS encoding Ni/Fe hydrogenase subunit alpha, producing the protein MKKITIDPITRLEGHGKIEIFLNDAGEVENTYFQVPELRGFEKFSEGRLAEDMPQITQRICGVCPEAHHMASAKCLDDLFHVDPPSPAKKLRELFYSSFYVTDHTTHFYILAGPDFVMGPEAPVAERNILGVIAKVGLELGGAVINTRMKNHHIIHMLGGRAVHPVFGLPGGVSKGLNEEERKEVEQIAKDSVEFAKLSLKVFDDIVLKNKEYLDMVLSDAYTHRTYYMGLVDEKNRVNFYDGKVRVVDPDGKEFVKYAPREYLDHIAEHVEPWTYVKMPYLKKIGWKGFVDGKDSGVFRSTPLSRLNAANGMATPLAQAEYERFYSTLGGKPVHQTLATHWARLVELLYAAERLLELSKDPEITSPNIRTIPTATPDEGVGIVEAPRGTLTHHYITDEKGIIKKANLIVATVNNAAPINMSIKKAAMALIKPGKKITEGLLNRIEMAWRPYDPCWGCATHTFPGQTPMEVTIYNSQGEVVERLSR; encoded by the coding sequence ATGAAGAAAATAACCATAGACCCTATAACCAGGCTTGAAGGCCATGGCAAAATAGAGATATTTCTCAACGACGCTGGAGAGGTGGAAAATACCTACTTCCAGGTCCCGGAACTCAGAGGCTTTGAGAAGTTCTCTGAAGGGCGGCTGGCTGAGGACATGCCTCAGATAACCCAGAGAATCTGTGGCGTCTGTCCTGAAGCTCACCACATGGCATCAGCAAAATGTCTGGATGACCTGTTCCATGTTGACCCACCAAGCCCAGCCAAGAAGCTTCGCGAACTCTTTTATAGCTCCTTCTATGTCACTGACCACACCACCCATTTCTACATCCTGGCTGGTCCCGACTTCGTCATGGGACCAGAGGCTCCTGTGGCCGAGCGCAACATCCTGGGAGTTATCGCCAAAGTCGGCCTGGAACTAGGTGGAGCCGTGATTAATACACGAATGAAAAATCACCACATCATCCACATGCTCGGCGGTAGAGCCGTGCATCCTGTCTTCGGCCTGCCCGGTGGTGTCAGCAAGGGGCTTAATGAGGAGGAGAGAAAGGAAGTCGAGCAAATAGCCAAGGACTCCGTTGAATTTGCCAAATTATCCCTCAAAGTATTTGATGATATTGTCCTCAAGAACAAAGAGTACCTGGATATGGTCCTCAGTGACGCCTATACTCACCGCACCTACTACATGGGTCTGGTCGACGAAAAGAACAGAGTAAACTTCTATGATGGCAAAGTTAGAGTGGTTGACCCTGACGGCAAGGAATTTGTTAAATATGCACCCCGAGAATATCTCGACCATATCGCTGAACATGTAGAACCGTGGACTTATGTCAAGATGCCCTACCTCAAGAAGATCGGCTGGAAAGGGTTTGTCGACGGCAAGGACAGCGGCGTTTTCCGGTCAACTCCTCTTTCCCGACTCAATGCCGCCAATGGTATGGCAACTCCTCTGGCCCAGGCAGAGTACGAGAGATTCTACTCCACACTGGGCGGCAAGCCGGTCCATCAGACGTTGGCGACTCACTGGGCTCGACTTGTCGAGCTTCTATATGCTGCCGAAAGATTGCTTGAGCTCAGCAAAGACCCTGAGATTACCAGCCCCAACATCCGCACTATCCCCACAGCCACCCCAGATGAAGGCGTTGGCATAGTGGAAGCTCCCAGAGGCACCCTAACACATCATTATATTACTGATGAGAAAGGGATTATCAAGAAAGCGAACTTGATTGTGGCTACAGTCAATAATGCAGCGCCTATTAACATGTCCATCAAAAAAGCAGCCATGGCTCTCATAAAGCCCGGCAAGAAGATAACTGAAGGGCTGCTTAACCGCATTGAGATGGCCTGGCGCCCCTATGACCCCTGCTGGGGATGTGCCACCCACACTTTTCCGGGTCAGACGCCAATGGAGGTAACTATCTACAACAGCCAGGGAGAGGTAGTAGAAAGGTTAAGCCGTTAA